The Naumovozyma castellii chromosome 4, complete genome genome contains a region encoding:
- the SNF4 gene encoding AMP-activated serine/threonine-protein kinase regulatory subunit SNF4 (ancestral locus Anc_6.136), with amino-acid sequence MSISREAGEKILVEQRLAVESIRTFLNSKTSYDVLPVSYRLIVLDTSLLVKKSLNVLLQNNIVSAPLWDSQTSRFAGLLTSSDFINVIQYYFSNPDKFELVDKLQLDGLKDIERAIGVDPLDTASIHPSRPLYEACLKMMESRSGRIPLIDKDEETHREIVVSVLTQYRILKFVALNCRETHFLQRPIGELDIISQQNIRSCHMTTPVIDVIQLLTQAGVSSVPIVDDNGFLLNVYEAVDVLGLIKGGIYNDLSLSVGEALMRRSDDFEGVYTCTVNDKLSTIMDNIRKSRVHRFFVVDANGKLMGVLTLSDILKYILLGTN; translated from the coding sequence ATGAGCATTTCCAGAGAAGCAGGCGAGAAGATTTTGGTAGAACAACGACTTGCGGTAGAGTCCATTCGAACGTTTTTAAATTCCAAGACTTCCTACGATGTATTACCTGTCTCATACCGTTTAATTGTTTTAGATACGTCTTTGTTGGTGaagaaatcattaaatGTGTTGttacaaaataatatcGTTTCTGCCCCCCTATGGGACTCACAAACGTCCAGATTTGCTGGTCTTTTAACCTCTAGTGATTTTATTAATGTCATACAATACTACTTCTCAAATCCTGATAAGTTTGAATTAGTAGATAAGCTACAGTTGGACGGATTAAAGGATATTGAGAGGGCTATTGGTGTAGATCCGTTGGATACGGCGTCCATTCATCCTTCAAGACCATTATACGAAGCatgtttgaaaatgatggAGTCTAGGAGTGGTAGAATTCCATTAATCGATAAAGATGAGGAGACACATAGAGAGATCGTCGTTAGTGTTTTGACTCAGTAtagaatattgaaatttgttgCACTAAATTGCAGGGAAACACATTTCTTACAAAGACCCATCGGAGAATTGGATATAATTTCCCAGCAGAATATCAGAAGTTGTCATATGACCACGCCGGTGATCGACGTCATCCAACTATTAACTCAAGCGGGCGTTTCCTCCGTCCCCATTGTGGATGATAATGGATTCTTGTTGAATGTTTACGAAGCAGTGGATGTGTTAGGATTGATCAAGGGGGGAATTTATAACGATTTATCATTAAGTGTGGGTGAAGCACTTATGAGAAGAAGCGACGATTTTGAAGGTGTTTACACGTGTACCGTGAATGATAAACTATCCACCATTATGGACAATATTAGAAAATCAAGAGTGCATAGATTCTTTGTAGTGGATGCCAATGGCAAATTGATGGGGGTGTTAACTTTGAgtgatattttgaaatatatccTACTGGGGACCAACTGA
- the NCAS0D03350 gene encoding uncharacterized protein (ancestral locus Anc_6.137): protein MSTLPSSSETNAEPHPTVAWDDKPAIKQVTLRATLLGLTIGSLVLISNFQFGLQTGWVSMMSLPSALLACAFFKQVWPAFFPDSPPITDVETVFVQSMAVAVGTGPLAYGFVGVIPAIEKFLTFEESGGSRTQGESFTLNQLLLWSLALAFFGIFFAVPLRKQVIVREKLPFPSGSATAILIAVLNGSEVLQEVSKSELLEMRNRRLDQCPEVLRPNMGDDSNELLLANSVQSDGYDSTSNDLEEETTEESGTYKENISILIRTFIPASAYTIISYFFPILKAIPIFGTYLSKNYLWEFQPSPAYIGQGIIMGLPTVSYMMVGCVLGWGILAPIAKYAGWIPPDADVHDWERGVQGWILWCSLSVMVADSVVGFIVITIRSIVKFLMVDEKKVLLNKVWDDSFESMLLEEELAMNSVKSRTSSVRRNDFVRLVSADDDNEVDSKHLVKYTTVLSGLAVSSILCILFVISIFGIEIIPLYAMITALIIALFLSILGIRALGETDLNPVSGIGKLSQLIFALIIPRNHPGAILVNLVAGGVAEAGAQQAGDLMQDLKTGHLLGASPRAQFVAQIIGATWSVILSSLMYICYNKVYTIPNEQIRIPTAVVWIDCARLVTGKGLPHKSMECALVLGSIFAVLSLVKNVYRDNESAEKWLVWIPSGVAVGVGIYNSPSFTIARFIGGYLSHIWLEKHKGDMNAKTKMIIFSSGLVLGEGVCSIFNMLFTSMDVPHF from the coding sequence ATGTCAACGCTACCAAGCAGTTCTGAGACCAACGCAGAACCTCATCCAACGGTCGCATGGGATGATAAACCCGCAATCAAACAAGTAACTCTAAGAGCGACACTGTTGGGCCTAACAATCGGTTCTTTAGTCCTGATCTCCAATTTTCAGTTCGGTTTACAGACAGGTTGGGTGTCTATGATGTCCCTACCGTCAGCATTACTGGCATGTGCATTCTTCAAACAAGTATGGCCCGCATTCTTTCCTGACTCTCCCCCAATAACGGATGTGGAGACTGTCTTTGTCCAAAGTATGGCTGTTGCCGTCGGGACGGGACCTCTAGCATATGGGTTTGTCGGTGTCATCCCTGCCATTGAGAAATTCTTGAcgtttgaagaaagtggGGGGTCAAGAACGCAAGGTGAATCATTTACAttgaatcaattattaCTTTGGTCATTGGCCTTGGCCTTCTTCGGAATTTTCTTTGCTGTTCCATTGAGGAAGCAAGTGATTGTTAGAGAGAAATTGCCCTTCCCCAGTGGTAGTGCAACTGCTATCTTAATTGCCGTTTTGAATGGTTCCGAAGTACTTCAGGAGGTTTCTAAGTCAGAATTGTTAGAAATGAGAAATAGAAGACTAGATCAATGCCCGGAAGTGTTAAGACCAAACATGGGAGATGATTCTAACGAGTTACTACTCGCAAATTCTGTTCAGAGTGATGGCTACGACTCTACAAGTAATGACCttgaagaggaaacaaCTGAAGAATCTGGAACTTATAAAGAAAACATATCAATACTTATAAGAACGTTTATCCCGGCATCTGCTTACACGATaatatcatatttcttCCCTATATTGAAGGCGATTCCTATATTTGGGACTTACCTCTCAAAGAATTACCTCTGGGAGTTTCAACCATCTCCAGCATATATTGGTCAGGGTATAATTATGGGATTGCCCACTGTTTCATACATGATGGTTGGGTGTGTTCTAGGTTGGGGTATCTTAGCACCTATTGCAAAGTATGCAGGTTGGATTCCACCAGATGCTGATGTTCATGATTGGGAAAGAGGTGTTCAAGGATGGATCCTTTGGTGTTCGTTATCTGTGATGGTCGCTGATAGTGTTGTTGGTTTTATTGTCATCACAATTAGATCTATTGTCAAATTCCTTATGGTAGATGAGAAAAAAGttcttttaaataaagtATGGGATGATTCTTTTGAATCAATGCTTTTAGAGGAAGAACTGGCAATGAATAGTGTTAAATCAAGAACTTCCAGTGTAAGAAGAAACGATTTTGTTAGATTAGTAAGTGCAGATGATGACAATGAAGTGGATTCAAAACATCTGGTAAAATACACAACTGTTCTCAGTGGACTTGCTGTTTCTTCCATACTGTGTATATTGTTTGTGATTTCCATCTTTGGTATAGAAATAATTCCCCTATATGCAATGATTACGGCATTGATAATTGCCCTATTCTTATCTATCCTTGGTATTAGAGCATTAGGAGAAACTGATTTAAATCCAGTTAGTGGGATCGGAAAATTATCACAATTAATATTTGCATTGATAATACCACGTAATCATCCTGGTGCTATCCTGGTTAATTTAGTAGCTGGTGGTGTTGCAGAAGCCGGTGCACAACAAGCAGGTGATCTAATgcaagatttgaaaactgGTCATTTACTAGGTGCATCACCAAGAGCTCAATTTGTGGCTCAAATCATTGGTGCAACATGGTCGGTAATTTTATCAAGTTTGATGTATATTTGTTATAATAAGGTCTATACTATTCCAAATGAGCAGATTAGAATTCCAACGGCAGTTGTCTGGATTGATTGTGCCAGGTTGGTAACAGGAAAAGGATTGCCGCATAAATCCATGGAGTGTGCTCTAGTATTGGGTTCTATTTTTGCAGTTTTGTCATTGGTTAAGAACGTTTACAGAGACAATGAAAGTGCCGAGAAGTGGTTGGTATGGATACCATCTGGAGTGGCTGTTGGGGTTGGTATCTACAACTCACCAAGTTTCACCATTGCAAGGTTTATAGGTGGCTACCTCTCACATATTTGGTTGGAAAAGCATAAAGGTGATATGAATGCCAAGACAAAGATGATCATTTTCAGTTCAGGATTAGTTTTAGGAGAGGGTGTTTGCAGCATCTTCAATATGCTTTTCACGAGTATGGATGTTCcacatttttaa
- the NCAS0D03360 gene encoding KH domain-containing protein (ancestral locus Anc_6.139), which translates to MSAIEGVVSETSNMLKRKKEDGVGEGLEAAIKRVALEDEVKDSESVVIDEVSVSDDSVVSQAEQEIEEKFPEDNVHLRMLCSVKEASLVVGPKGESISKIKKDTSTRINVSENIRGVPERIIYVRGACDNVANAYLNIAKAIRKNEGIIFQGPEEDEKDREEGSQSKSSDELVTIHLLISHHLIGYIIGKHGSRLKEIEQTSSCKLYASPDQLFSSNDRILTITGFPDAIQKATRCIGQTILDCHESTSKKRAIFYQPSIGYSALSNSSSYYGYNNQSQRFYQFNKYNSYRSRRAPRSPPVMMIPTPVQPIQVTNQTLKQPVYTAETVANATSFTPNFVLPNVRIVNTIISQSGNNQDSQLMSVQREIYINEEFVGNIIGREGRNINSIKETTGCSIFIDDPVEGSYERKLVIKGTQMGSQAAIMLISNKIEMDRMNSKRRNNSK; encoded by the coding sequence ATGAGTGCTATTGAGGGCGTAGTTTCTGAGACATCTAATATgttaaaaagaaagaaagaagatgGTGTGGGTGAAGGGTTAGAGGCCGCCATAAAGCGAGTTGCCttagaagatgaagtaAAGGATAGTGAGTCGGttgttattgatgaagTGTCTGTTTCAGATGATAGTGTTGTCTCGCAAGCTGAGCAAGAAATAGAAGAGAAATTCCCGGAAGATAACGTTCATCTAAGAATGCTGTGCTCAGTGAAGGAAGCCTCGTTGGTGGTAGGACCAAAGGGTGAGtctatttcaaaaataaagaaggaTACCTCAACAAGAATAAATGTGTCAGAAAACATTAGGGGTGTTCCAGAAAGAATAATATATGTTAGAGGAGCTTGTGATAATGTTGCCAACGCCTATCTAAATATTGCCAAGGCTATAAGGAAAAATGAGGGAATAATTTTCCAAGGacctgaagaagatgagaaaGACAGAGAGGAGGGGTCACAAAGTAAAAGCTCGGATGAATTAGTGACGATCCACCTTCTAATATCCCATCATTTAATAGGTTATATTATTGGCAAACATGGATCTAGGttaaaggaaattgaacaaaCGAGTTCATGTAAGCTTTACGCATCTCCAGATCAATTATTTTCGTCTAATGATAGAATTCTGACGATAACAGGGTTTCCTGATGCGATTCAAAAGGCAACCCGGTGTATTGGACAAACAATTCTCGATTGCCACGAATCaacttcaaagaaaagagCAATATTTTATCAGCCTTCCATCGGATACTCTGCGTTGTCGAATTCGTCATCATATTATGGCTATAATAATCAATCTCAAAGattttatcaatttaaCAAGTACAATAGTTATCGTTCTAGAAGAGCTCCAAGATCTCCACCAGTAATGATGATACCGACCCCGGTACAGCCCATCCAAGTTACTAATCAAACTCTTAAACAACCTGTCTATACTGCAGAAACAGTTGCAAATGCAACTTCTTTTACTCCAAACTTCGTACTTCCAAATGTCCGCATTGTTAATACTATAATATCTCAGTCAGGAAATAATCAAGACTCACAACTGATGTCTGTGCAAAGAGAAATCTacattaatgaagaatttgttgGAAATATTATAGGAAGGGAAGGGAGGAACATCAATTCAATAAAGGAGACGACAGGGTGCTCAATCTTTATAGATGACCCTGTCGAGGGCTCATATGAAAGAAAGCTTGTCATCAAGGGGACGCAGATGGGATCCCAAGCTGCTATCATGTTGATAAGTAATAAAATTGAGATGGATAGGATGAattcaaagagaagaaataataGCAAATGA
- the SLD3 gene encoding Sld3p (ancestral locus Anc_6.140), with product MDTWSYLGSLINIPKSIILNYDSVTVIQAETIPTVLTEHFGNDPTTKHILEDDTHRYHLVERYNSQIYIDWGVKELDLTTIQFDQKELNVAKISKVPYPNPNIENFNIKIFFPFWEEDSNPEVEENIKLSMTPPGDKQSPVKIEAEIANPRTYLETKYYEALFSIQIPLAYFVKSNLIRFKNMCRTTYNSEFEMAYQATLLDMLLTIPKFDQRHDLNALVSNSIFTNPIALDCKDACLNKYHLSRNIEQPSTQLSDLSFVLKARELKLQIVILLELIYLNGRDDNFKNFERRYKSKLKKRALNVTRIATRRNKLNKEHKKDPNTKKDEEVSLDLCEQLDVYLDKLNIVDILLGSEVSNPDLEADNNPIHEQKQNILNKNKEASSVGFANYVLIPYFVKKLPNAVSFIISKLKGPSLRSKGPSLSRTSHNTQTDAIQVALKSRDETGSKEISQTSTTASSIVSSPTRKISRPSLNRTMTIGSLTSDLLNTRTNSNLTEFLESDSQSLRKPSLLSRTKSDLVMNNLQKRQLSVNDLTASSKTDDFASRKSSIIFDGSQSSVRKKIPSFQTQSFRRVGKFKSKTSPTIIPETSKHESPSNMVQVTATPQIKGNKNTPRKRGLLHQIVESPIDSVTILQTPRIPEVSPLSKAIKPAPDKDNNETIPPKKKIRRRLFAP from the coding sequence ATGGATACCTGGTCATATCTAGGGTCTCTAATTAATATACCGAAAAGCATAATCCTTAATTATGATAGTGTAACAGTTATTCAAGCTGAGACCATACCGACAGTTCTAACAGAACATTTTGGAAATGACCCTACAACTAAACACATCTTAGAAGATGACACCCATCGATACCATTTAGTTGAAAGATATAATAGTCAAATTTATATTGATTGGGGCGTCAAAGAATTAGATCTAACAACCATACAATTTGACcaaaaagaattgaatgtAGCGAAAATCTCTAAAGTACCATATCCAAATCCTAATATCGAGAACTTCAACATAAAGATATTCTTCCCATTTTGGGAAGAAGATTCTAATCCAGAAGTAgaggaaaatattaaacTTAGTATGACCCCACCAGGAGACAAACAGTCTCCAGTTAAGATTGAAGCAGAAATTGCTAACCCCAGAACTTACTTGGAAACCAAATACTACGAAGctcttttttcaattcaaattcCACTGGCTTACTTTGTTAAATCAAACTTGATCCGTTTCAAAAATATGTGCAGGACCACTTACAATTCTGAGTTTGAAATGGCGTACCAAGCTACCTTATTGGATATGCTTCTAACGATACCTAAGTTTGACCAAAGACATGATTTGAATGCATTAGTATCAAATTCTATATTTACCAATCCAATTGCGCTAGACTGCAAAGATGCATGTCTCAATAAGTACCATTTATCTAGAAACATAGAACAGCCCAGTACACAGCTGTCAGATTTATCATTTGTCTTAAAAGCCCGTGAATTGAAACTTCAAATTGTTATATTATTGGAACTAATCTACTTAAATGGGAGAGACGATAATTTCAAGAACTTCGAGAGGAGGTAcaaatcaaaattaaagaaaagagcATTAAATGTTACGAGGATAGCTAcgagaagaaacaaattgaacaaGGAGCATAAAAAGGACCCAAATACGAAGAAGGATGAGGAAGTTTCACTAGATCTTTGTGAACAGTTGGATGTATACTTGGATAAGTTAAATATCGTGGACATCCTACTTGGTTCTGAGGTTTCGAACCCAGATTTAGAAGCTGATAATAACCCAATACATGAACAAAAgcaaaatatattaaacaaaaataaagagGCGTCATCTGTTGGATTTGCGAACTATGTTTTAATACCTTACTTTGTCAAAAAACTACCTAACGCAGTAAGCTTCATCATATCCAAGCTTAAAGGGCCCAGCTTGAGAAGCAAAGGACCTTCACTATCAAGAACTTCACATAATACTCAAACTGATGCAATACAAGTAGCATTGAAATCACGAGATGAAACAGGTAGTAAAGAAATCTCTCAAACGTCGACAACTGCCAGTTCTATTGTCTCCTCCCCTACACGAAAAATATCTAGACCCTCTCTAAATAGAACGATGACTATAGGTTCACTAACATCTGATCTGTTGAATACTAGAACCAATTCGAACCTTACagaatttttggaatctGATTCTCAATCATTAAGAAAACCTTCACTACTATCCAGAACGAAATCAGATCTTGTGATGAATAATCTACAAAAGCGACAATTGTCGGTCAACGACTTGACCGCTAGCAGTAAAACAGATGACTTTGCCTCCAGAAAGAGTTCAATTATATTTGATGGTTCTCAGTCTTCAgtaagaaaaaaaattcctTCATTTCAAACTCAATCTTTTAGAAGAGTGGGGAAATTCAAGAGCAAGACATCTCCCACCATTATTCCAGAAACATCAAAGCATGAGTCACCAAGTAATATGGTTCAGGTTACTGCAACACCGCAGATTAAAGGTAATAAAAACACCCCTCGTAAAAGAGGGTTGTTGCATCAAATAGTGGAATCACCCATTGATTCGGTAACAATTTTACAAACTCCACGTATACCTGAAGTATCACCTTTGAGCAAGGCAATAAAACCCGCACCTGATAaggataataatgaaaccATACCTCCTAAGAAAAAGATTCGTAGGAGACTATTTGCACCTTAA